From Desulfurococcus sp.:
GCAGACGCTCTACCAGTAGAGGATAGACTCACTCTTGATGTAGCCAGGATGATCCGAGAGGACTTCCTCCAGCAGAATGCATTCAGTACTGTGGATGCATTCTCTCACCCGGTTAAAACAGTGAGGATCATAGAAGCTATTATCAGATTCTACGAGAAGGGGCTTGAAGCCATCAAGCAGGGCGTTCCATTCGAGAAGATACGTGGAATGAAAGTAAAGGAGAAAATAGCTAGAATGAAGGATATAATGCTAGGGGAGGATACCAGAGAGTTCGATGACGTGTTCACTACCATGGACAATGAATTTAAAGAATTAGTTGAGGAGGGATCCAGGATTGGTGTCTAAGCTTGCAGTAAGAGCTTCAAGCCGCTTGCTCAAGGCTCAAGGAGGACTACTAATCGCTGAAACAATACCCGGGGTATCATACGGTGAGATCGTTGAAGTATCACTACCTTCAGGCGAGTTAAGACTAGGCCAGGTGATTGATGTCAGCAGGGAGGCTACTATCATACAGGTGTTTGGTGGAGTAGCCGATATAGACTTACAGAAGACAGTTGTAAAATACAGAGGTGAAACCCTCAAGATACCAGTAAGCGTTGACGTGCTGGGGAGAATACTAGACGGCCTGGGGAGACCTATAGATGGAGGGCCAGAAGTCGTCCCAGAGGACTACATGGATATTAATGGCGCGCCATTAAACCCGGCTTCAAGGCTCCCTCCCTCAGAGTTCATTGAGACTGGTATCTCAGCAATCGATGGATTATTCAGTATTGTGAGAGGGCAGAAGCTACCGATATTCAGCGGCTCCGGGCTACCCCACAACCGTATTGCAGCACAGATAGTCAGGCAGGCTAGAGTCCTCGGGAGAGAAGAGAAGTTTGCTGTAGTCTTCGCAGCTATTGGAATACCGTATGATGATGCAATGTTCTTCATAGAGAACTTTAGGAGGAGCGGTGCTCTCGAGAGAACTGTCGCAGTAATTAATACTGCTAGCTCACCGGTAATAGAGAGGATAGCTACCCCGCGTGTAGCTTTAACTATAGCTGAGCACTTAGCGTGGAATCACGGCATGCACGTCCTCGTAGTGATGACCGATATGACGTTCTACTGTGAGGCTCTCAGAGAGCTTAGCGCTGCGAGAGAAGAAGTGCCGGGCAGGAGAGGATACCCGGGATACATGTACACTGATCTCGCGTCAATATATGAAAGAGCGGGCCGCGTGAAGGGGAAGGAGGGTAGTGTGACACAGCTGCCAATACTCACTATGCCTGACGATGATATAACACATCCAATACCCGATCTAACAGGCTACATCACTGAAGGCCAGCTAGTGCTTTCAAGACAGTTATGGATGAAAGGCGTGTACCCGCCGTTCGATGCGCTCATGAGCCTCTCGAGATTAATGAAGGATGGTATAGGACCTGGTAAAACTAGAGAGGATCACAGTGATGTATTCATGCAGCTCATGAGTGCTTATGCTGAAGGCGTAAGGCTGAGAGAGCTCACAGTTATAATCGGTACAGAGGCTTTAACACCGAGAGATAAGAAGTACCTAGAGTTTGCTGATAGATTTGAGAGAGAGTTCATCGGTCAGGGGGAATACGAGCACCGCTCAATAGAGGAGACTCTCAACAAGGGATGGGATCTGCTAGCAATACTACCCGAGGATGAATTAAAGAAGATTAAAGTAGAGTTCATCAAGAAGTATCACCCCAAGTATAGAGGGCTACAGGCAACCACGCTTCAAGCCGAGAAGCGAGGTTGAATAATACTGAGCAAGCCGGCTGCAACAGTATTGTTCACAGGGGGAAAAGACTCCACTTACGCTCTCCACAAGGCTATCTGGAATGGATATAGAGTAGCCGTTTTATCCTCCGTAATCCCCCTCTACAAGCATTCAATGCTATACCATCAGCCATCCCCTAGTATTCTCCAGGCTCAAGCATACTCTCTCGGAATACCCGTGGAGTCCATTGGCGTCAACAACCATGACTTCGAGTTAAACGCTCTAAGAATACTACTAGCTAGAGTTAGAGACAAGTATGGAGTGAGAGTAGTGGTAGCTGGAGCAATCTCAAGCAGGTACCAGAAGGAGAGGTTCAGTAGTATAGCAGGCGAGCTAGGCCTCGAGCTATACACCCCGCTATGGGGCATGGATCCTAGTAGCTACCTAAGGGAAGTAATATCTAATGGTATCAAGTTCACTATAGCTTCTATAACAAGCATGGGTATACCTATGGAGCTACTCGGGAAGGAAATTGATTTAAGGGATGCTGAGAAGCTAATAGCATTATCGGAGAAGTACGGCTTCAACCCATCCTTCGAGGGTGGTGATGCTGAAACTATTGTTGTGGATGCCCCGCTCTTCAAGTACAGGCTCTACTTAACTGGAGTGAAGAGGATTGTTTCAGAGTACGAGGGCTTCTTCGAGCCCTCTAGGGTTAAACTAGTTAAAAAGCTACTTTAGTCTCTCAACATAGACTCTTATAGTTTCAGCTAGATGTTCAGGCTTAGTGTACCACTTATCATACTTGTAGGAGTTGCCGTCTGCGGTAGTTAGTGTAACATAGTCCTTCTCGTCTCTAACTGTTGCTACCGCTCTACCCTCCTTTACAATGCTGACTTCTACTGCAGACTTATCCTGGAACCTAACGCCTGGGATCTTGCTGGCCACCTGTAGTTTAAGCTGCTTTATGTACTCGCTCACGCAGACCACCTGGAAACATTAGTGCTTGTTGATCTACTATCTTAGGGGCTTAAAAACCCGGATAGTAGGTGTGGCTGAGCCGTTAGATGCGCGTGGACACTCGAGGCCTCCATGCTTACTGAGCTCCTAGTAGGTTACACCTAGTAGAGCGTATCTATCAGCTTTAACACTATTGCACGCTGTATACCGGGATGGATGTGGAAGGCTTATGGGCGACTCAACTATTTCCCCGAGTATATTCTTACCTGTCTCTCTTTCAAGCTCCTCAGCGCACGTCTTGCTGCCATCCCATGGAGCTATTATTAGCCCATTGAAGGCTTTTTCATCCTGGTGCTCCGGTAGAAGTATAGTCATTCTCTTAAGGTGTTCTAGTCCTCTACTTCTAAGATGCTCGTTTATCTCAACCCATGCATTCTGGAGTGCTTCAAGTACTCCATCCAGCTTAACGCTCTGCTTACCCTTCAATCCACGCTTAACTATTGTAACCGTGCTAGTCTCGAGCTCCCGTCTTCCCACCTCTATTCTTGTTGGAACACCCTTCATCTCCCAGTAGTAGTACTTCCATCCGGGAGTATGCTCCATATCTGTGTCGACGTGTACCCTGATGCCTTTAGACTCGAGTATTCTACTCACTTTGAAGGCATACTCGAGGATCTCGTTTTCACTGGGCTTCATGATTGGTACTATTACAACCTGCACTGGAGCTATCTCCGGCGGGAAGAAGAGTCCTACTTCATCTCCGTGAACACCTATAACGGCGCCTAGAGTTCTCTCGCTGACACCGTAGCATGTTTGATACACGTACTTCTCTACGCCGTCAACATCCTTGAACTTGATGTCAAATGCTCTCGCAAACTTCTGCCCGAGGTTGATGACGCTTCCAAGCTCTAATCCTTTTCCATCCGGCATGACTGTTATGAAGTCGTAGTTGTATTCTGCTCCAGCAAAGGTATCCCATGGTGGTGTTTTAACGATGAAGTAGGGGAGCTGGAGCCTGTTGAAGAATTCCTTATATATGGATATAGCTTCTTGTATCTGTCTTTCAGCTTCCTCCATGGTTGCGTGAGCAGTGTGAGCTTCAATGAAGCTCATGATCTCTCTAACTCTCAGTATGGGATGTGTCATTTTCGTCTCATACCTGAATACGTTGACCACTTGGTACATCTTTAATGGTAGATCCTTTCTCCCCTTAATCCAGAGGCTCCACATGTAGTACATGACTGTCTCGCTGGTGGGTCTCACGAACAGTCTTTCATTAAACTTCTTTGTGGCTGTCCCTTCGACTACCAGGGTCTCCCCGCCGAATCCCTCCAGGAAGTCTTTTTCTCTCGAGAAAACGCTTTCAGGCACCATTGACGGGAAGTATGCTTCCTGATGCCCTGTCTTCTCGAGGAGGTCTATTATTATCTTCTGGATTAGCCTCAAAGCCTTTAAGCCGTAGGGTCTCCACACGTACATTCCTTTAACTGGGTATCTTGAATCCACTATCTCGGCTTCCCATAAAACCCTCTTATACCACTCAGGGAAGTCGCTATACTTATCTATTCCAATGCTTTTCCAGCTGCTCATCTACTGCACCTTGAGGCAGCTTCTACAGACTTGTAGCTCTAGCATCTTATTAAGTAGCTCGCTGTTTTTAACCAGTATCATTGAGTCCACTCTTCTCGCTATATCACTTAACACTTCTTCACTCAACGATACCTCAGCATCCATGATCAATTCATCCAGGCTCCAAGCTATAATCCTCCCGCGCTTAAAGCCGCTGGCGGAGCGCGTGCATTCTCCTGCAATCCTCGAGAGCAGCGCGTGTTCCATGCATGTATTCAAGCCCTCCCTGGTGACTAGGTACATGAATGTAATGCTAGATGAGAGTAGAGTGAGAGCTTTAAGAGCGCTCAACGAGCCTGTAAGCCTGGATAACTCGAGTACTCTTGTTAAGAGGTCTCTGAGCTCTAGCCTTGACTCGCCTAGCTTCACCAGTAGGCTGCTCCACGCCTCTTTTAACGCTCTACCTGGATCTTCTGCAATCTCTACCACACGCTTAGCGAGAATCTCGAGTATACTGTTTAATTGCCCGCGCTTTACGCTCTCTCTCACAGTATTCTTTAAACCTGTAACTGAGATTGCTGGAACCCCGTGTCTAAGATACATTAGGCTATCCAGCGCGAAGTGTACTCCCCTGGGGTCTATTACGTCCTGTAGACTCTGCTCTCCACTACCAGATAGTAGAGGCACCGGGTTATCTTTGACTATTACTCTATTATCCATGCCAGCCTCTAGGTTTAAATCTAGGAGCGTGTTCTCTAGTAGCCCTTTTGAATCCATGATGTCTAGGAGGTACCTGGAGCCCCACGACCACGTGTAGTCGTTTAACTCGGGGTCACCGGTCTCTTTAGCTGTGAAGGATGCGAGAACTACTGTCAGCCTGCCCTCGCTGGCTCTACTTAAATGTAAAACTGTATCTTTGAATAGCTTAATGTAATCTCTAATGGAGGCTGTATCCTGTGGTAGCCCATCGTGGTGTACCGATACGTGCACGCTTAGATCGCTTCTACCGTTAAATCCTGCTAGAATGGATCCACCAGTACCCTCCTCTAGCTCTGCATCCACGTATACTCTTACCACGCCTTCACTGCACTCACTAATACTAGCTGCATCTACCGTGACAACCGGGACTACTGGGGGAGTACTAGGCTTTAAGATAGGGAGGCTCCCGGATAAAACAGCATGCCTTGAGACCCCCTCGCCCACTAGTACTACAGCCTCTACTCCAGTTTTCAATGCCTCGCCGACCAGGAATCGTAGCTCTAAGATGCTGGTGGGATGCTTGTATAAGAGTACTCTGCCGCTTAAATCGCCTCTAACAGCAGCCGGCAGGCTGGCTTGAAGAAGTCTTCCCTCACCAGTAGTCTTCCCGGTGTATGGTAGAGGCCTGCACTCATATCTCCTCCCGCAGGCTTCAACAACACACTCTCTCCAATCCCATTTAACAACTGGAGTTGAGTACACTGTAATCCAGTCAGCCTGATCCTCGACTAGCTCTCTGAAAACCTCGATAACCCTTCTCTCGGAGCGTGAACCAGGTTTCACGTTCACCGAGGTCACCTGGAGCTGGCTACTAAACCACAGGTTCAACTATCATCTACCATGCTTTCAGCTTTAACGCCTAGTGTTTTAATCGGCGAGGCTAGCTTGAATTAAGCTGCCTGGCTTCGAGTAAGTGTTATTACCCTGGTTATGGTAGGAGTCTCCAGGAGGGATGAAGAGGCGTGGCAGGTTAAACCCTGCACGGGTGTGAAGAAACCGCGCGGGCCTGACCTCACACCCCCAATATGGGTGAATACATGCCTAGGCGTGTAGTATTAGTGCATGGAGATAGTGATGGTGTTGCCTCAGGAGCCTTAGCTAGAGCATTCTATAGTTCTAGAGAGGATGTGCAAGTATACTTTACTCACCCGGTCGGGCTTCTAAGAGACCTCGAGGAGTTCACAAGGAACGGAGACAACATCTTTATAGCTGATATAGCCTTGAATGAAACCCACGCTCAAGATGTTATAAGGCTCCTCGAGGAGAGAGGACTCCACGGTGACGTCGTCTACATAGACCACCATCCTGAGCCTCTCAGCTTTAAGCCTAAGGAGGCGAGAAACATAGTAGTTGTCCACGAGACAGGCTCCTCGGCTTCAGAACTCGTGTTCAGATTTCTATCCGAGAAGGGGTTAAACGATGAGTACTCGAGGATAGCCCTCTACGGGGCTATAGGGGATTACCTGGATGAAACAACCTGGGTGAAGGAGGCTCTACGTAGATGGGACAAGAGATCTGTGTACCTGGAAGCCGGCATCCTCATCCAGTCTCTTGAAGGCTCCCGAAGAGACTACGACTTCAAGAGAGAGGTAGTCGAGTACCTCTCAAAAAACCTTCTGCCTAGCATGCATCCTCAGATGGCTGCGAGAAGCCTGGAGCAGGCTAAGCGGGATGAGGAGTTGAGATTATGGGTTAAAGGAAACGTTTCAGTCCACCGTTGTATTGGATTCGTGGTGAATCCTCCCGGTAGTATCGGGAGAGCAGCTAACTATGCGAGAATATACGGTGGAGCCATGATTGGTGCTGCATTAGAAGAGAGAGGAGACATCTATGTTCTAAGCTTGAGGAGCGTTGAACCCGTGGATTTAAATCTGGCTCTTAGAATGATGTCGAGAGAGCACCCTGTAGCTGGAGGCGGGCACCCTCTCGCAGCCGGCGCTAGAGTTAAAAAGACCTTTTTCACAGAGTTCATGGATAAGCTGTGCGAGACCGTTGACCTCCTCTTAAAGCGCTAGCTCCATTTTCTCCTTTATCATCTCCTCTGCTTCCCTTCTACCTATTATAGCAGGGCTTAGTTTTCTAAGCTCGTCTATGATTATTGAGGGTTCCTCCACGTACTGCTCGAGCCTGCCTGGTATCCTGGCAACATACCTGTATGCTTCACCTCTCCCCCCGAGTATTATAGCGTCTACAACTACGCCTCCCTCACTGGATCCAAGTGTTGCAACACCTATCGACGAGTTATCTGCTTTCACGAATTTTAGAAGGTAGCCTCCGCCAACAGTCTCACCGATCACGTCTACGGATTTAACTACATCTAGAATCGTGCTTGGAGCCGGGGGTTTAACAGCTTCACCCGGGACTTCAGGTACCGGGCTAGGGGCCTCCTTGAACTGCTCTCTAACCTTCTCGAGTTTTTCTTTAATGACTCTCGAGGCTACTTCTCCAACTTTCTCATCGGGTACTCTCTTGAAAACCTCGATTGTGAGCGTGTCGTAGAACCACTCGATTCTGTTTGTTGCCTCGTTT
This genomic window contains:
- a CDS encoding V-type ATP synthase subunit B; protein product: MVSKLAVRASSRLLKAQGGLLIAETIPGVSYGEIVEVSLPSGELRLGQVIDVSREATIIQVFGGVADIDLQKTVVKYRGETLKIPVSVDVLGRILDGLGRPIDGGPEVVPEDYMDINGAPLNPASRLPPSEFIETGISAIDGLFSIVRGQKLPIFSGSGLPHNRIAAQIVRQARVLGREEKFAVVFAAIGIPYDDAMFFIENFRRSGALERTVAVINTASSPVIERIATPRVALTIAEHLAWNHGMHVLVVMTDMTFYCEALRELSAAREEVPGRRGYPGYMYTDLASIYERAGRVKGKEGSVTQLPILTMPDDDITHPIPDLTGYITEGQLVLSRQLWMKGVYPPFDALMSLSRLMKDGIGPGKTREDHSDVFMQLMSAYAEGVRLRELTVIIGTEALTPRDKKYLEFADRFEREFIGQGEYEHRSIEETLNKGWDLLAILPEDELKKIKVEFIKKYHPKYRGLQATTLQAEKRG
- a CDS encoding diphthine--ammonia ligase; translated protein: MFTGGKDSTYALHKAIWNGYRVAVLSSVIPLYKHSMLYHQPSPSILQAQAYSLGIPVESIGVNNHDFELNALRILLARVRDKYGVRVVVAGAISSRYQKERFSSIAGELGLELYTPLWGMDPSSYLREVISNGIKFTIASITSMGIPMELLGKEIDLRDAEKLIALSEKYGFNPSFEGGDAETIVVDAPLFKYRLYLTGVKRIVSEYEGFFEPSRVKLVKKLL
- the proS gene encoding proline--tRNA ligase; the encoded protein is MSSWKSIGIDKYSDFPEWYKRVLWEAEIVDSRYPVKGMYVWRPYGLKALRLIQKIIIDLLEKTGHQEAYFPSMVPESVFSREKDFLEGFGGETLVVEGTATKKFNERLFVRPTSETVMYYMWSLWIKGRKDLPLKMYQVVNVFRYETKMTHPILRVREIMSFIEAHTAHATMEEAERQIQEAISIYKEFFNRLQLPYFIVKTPPWDTFAGAEYNYDFITVMPDGKGLELGSVINLGQKFARAFDIKFKDVDGVEKYVYQTCYGVSERTLGAVIGVHGDEVGLFFPPEIAPVQVVIVPIMKPSENEILEYAFKVSRILESKGIRVHVDTDMEHTPGWKYYYWEMKGVPTRIEVGRRELETSTVTIVKRGLKGKQSVKLDGVLEALQNAWVEINEHLRSRGLEHLKRMTILLPEHQDEKAFNGLIIAPWDGSKTCAEELERETGKNILGEIVESPISLPHPSRYTACNSVKADRYALLGVTY
- a CDS encoding aminopeptidase translates to MNLWFSSQLQVTSVNVKPGSRSERRVIEVFRELVEDQADWITVYSTPVVKWDWRECVVEACGRRYECRPLPYTGKTTGEGRLLQASLPAAVRGDLSGRVLLYKHPTSILELRFLVGEALKTGVEAVVLVGEGVSRHAVLSGSLPILKPSTPPVVPVVTVDAASISECSEGVVRVYVDAELEEGTGGSILAGFNGRSDLSVHVSVHHDGLPQDTASIRDYIKLFKDTVLHLSRASEGRLTVVLASFTAKETGDPELNDYTWSWGSRYLLDIMDSKGLLENTLLDLNLEAGMDNRVIVKDNPVPLLSGSGEQSLQDVIDPRGVHFALDSLMYLRHGVPAISVTGLKNTVRESVKRGQLNSILEILAKRVVEIAEDPGRALKEAWSSLLVKLGESRLELRDLLTRVLELSRLTGSLSALKALTLLSSSITFMYLVTREGLNTCMEHALLSRIAGECTRSASGFKRGRIIAWSLDELIMDAEVSLSEEVLSDIARRVDSMILVKNSELLNKMLELQVCRSCLKVQ
- a CDS encoding DHHA1 domain-containing protein, which translates into the protein MPRRVVLVHGDSDGVASGALARAFYSSREDVQVYFTHPVGLLRDLEEFTRNGDNIFIADIALNETHAQDVIRLLEERGLHGDVVYIDHHPEPLSFKPKEARNIVVVHETGSSASELVFRFLSEKGLNDEYSRIALYGAIGDYLDETTWVKEALRRWDKRSVYLEAGILIQSLEGSRRDYDFKREVVEYLSKNLLPSMHPQMAARSLEQAKRDEELRLWVKGNVSVHRCIGFVVNPPGSIGRAANYARIYGGAMIGAALEERGDIYVLSLRSVEPVDLNLALRMMSREHPVAGGGHPLAAGARVKKTFFTEFMDKLCETVDLLLKR
- a CDS encoding DUF2258 domain-containing protein — its product is MSEERRVLNTGIVIAGAYADKVRRTLYAQLSNLVKSSKDFAKEVARASAELNMMLFHILVEGLGVEKGDAVRIRVEYTLNEATNRIEWFYDTLTIEVFKRVPDEKVGEVASRVIKEKLEKVREQFKEAPSPVPEVPGEAVKPPAPSTILDVVKSVDVIGETVGGGYLLKFVKADNSSIGVATLGSSEGGVVVDAIILGGRGEAYRYVARIPGRLEQYVEEPSIIIDELRKLSPAIIGRREAEEMIKEKMELAL